In the Populus trichocarpa isolate Nisqually-1 chromosome 8, P.trichocarpa_v4.1, whole genome shotgun sequence genome, TAACAGCCATATCAGTAATAGACCAGACTAACGTCACAAAGAACTAAGCTTATTATTCAAAGATGAAATTCAGTCTGGCTCCTTAGTGTAAAACAGCAAATCAAACTAATCAGTATTAGATATTTTCATCCTTGATCAGAGAACACCAAACAGAAACAAGTCCCAAATGAACTTATCAGACCAtagagagaataaaataaaagattaaaacacAATAACAGAACCAGAGACAACTTCCTTATGCATGTGCACATCATCTCTGTTGGAACTAATGAGGATTTTCAAGATCACCTTGAGATTTTGCTCCCCTCCGTCAACTGCAATCTTATCAGGCTGAAGGGCCTCGTATTCCTTGACATCAACCCAAGCGACAGTGCCAAAACctccaataaaatatatgtcaCTGGCAAAAGATTGAAGTTTTTAGACATTTGATCTTCTATCTTTAGATTTAAAGATGAGCTCATAACATAAACTTAGGGACTCCACCTAATTACGTGCAGTTCCTGCCAACAAATTTACTGAAATGTTGATTAAGATGTATACAATATACTAGAATGCCGAAAATGTTCATTAAGTTTTGTAAAGTTAAATCCACTGTTGAGTTTTAAGCCTTTACTCGCAAAAAAAGACATCTCAAACACAGAGCACACAAATATCAACTTCCTTATTGCCACTGTGCTCAATAGGCCACGAATCAACGAGCATGCAAAAGAACACAACGGTTTGCAGCTCATGTCATGACCATCTAACAAGAAGGGCAACAAAAATTGCCCCAAAGATGCCATcgaaataagaattttaaaccTCTTCTGAGCAAAACCAACTAAACCAACTCTGAGAAGACATATGCTAATTGTATTTCCAGTTTTACATGGCATGTTCTTCAACCCCTTTGAAGTTTTGGTTAAGCAAGCACAATGCTCAAAATGCAGTAGAAGAATTtggaactaatttttttaattaaaatttgaagcaGCTAATCTAAGGAGCTAAAAGCATAAAGAAAATCTAACCAAACCTCGATATGCAAGAAACAAACCTTATGTTTTGCATCCTGAAATAGTAGAAATTCCCCCACTGCTGGGAAGGCCCCTGTTGATGTTTTGCAATGTATTGCTTATGAGCCCACTCCTGGCAGATGCAAACAGATATTAtactcaacaaagaaaaaagagagatccTCTAGAGTAACAAAAATGAAGAGATGATGCACATTCCCTACAAAAATTGGTGCTGATTCTTTAGAGAAATTTCTGTGTATCTCAACAAACTAACAACCCATTAGCAGGTAAGTTACAGCAAAGAATGATCTCCAATATTCAGGAGCACAAATACCAGAAGAATGCAACATACTCTATTGAAAGTACCATAAATGTCAAAGAGATCCTTATAGACACTACTAAGATGGAAACTGGTCATGTTGTATATACCCTCGGACGGtgcatgtagaaaaaaaaaaggaaaagaaatctaACCTTCAAGGGCATATAGCAAAACCATACTTTCTCAAGAACAGAGGGAGGATTACCTGTTGGTGTTCTGGGAGTGGGAAAACATCACCAAAAATTGTTACCCTTGCATTTGATAAGCCACTCCACCCCGGGATCTATGAAACCTAACTGTCAGTAAAGTTCATAAACGGAGAAAAAAACTACCCAGGATTTTCTAGAGTGAAAGAGCATGTACTAACCTGCACAACTAGTGTGCATCTAGGGTCTACTAGCAAATTCCTTGTGTGGATGGCCAAtggtgaaaatgaaaaaataggaTCTACAGATTGCGAAAaccaaaaagattaaaagagtCAAATCATTTGCAGACACATGTACACACTATGAAAATCATTGTTAAATGTACAAATGAGTGTCCAGAATCGAGAGTTTGTGTCAAATTCTAGTCCAATTTGATTAGATCTTTTTAGCCAAACTAACTATATCATTTAGCAGTAATCAGTAAGAAAACTTGAGAACTTACGGCCCATTGAATCTGGTGCAAAATCTACCAAGGAACCAAATGGATACCCTTCTCTTCGATGGTGCATTCGAGACATTACAGTGCACAGATGAGCAAATCTAGCCTGAGTTATGAAGAAATATACATTCAGAATCATTATATTAAACACATGAAATTAGACACATTCTGGGCAATGACTAGGTtctggagaaaaaaaacaaatggtcaTTACCTGCTCCATCAAATTGCGGACTGCTAATGCTGGTCGAGGTAAGCCATGAGCTGATGTTGCACTCTGCACTCCACCAGAAATTGGTGTTCTGAAAAGCCCAGCTCTGGCTCCCCCACCTGTTCCATTTCCATGGGGTACAATCAGAGGCGTCTCCACCTTCAGTATTTTCTCCGCATCCTTTTCACTACTTTCACTTTGATTTATGTTATCCTTCATAACATGAGATAAGCCATCACTACTAAGCCGAAGTAGCCATTTGATAAATCCAGTTATTGTCTAcctcatagaaaagaaaaggttccaAAACATCATATAGGCATACGAAGACAACTCTGAtcgaagagaaaggaaaaaaaaccacacCCTCTACATTAAATGGAGAAACTGACCACAGGTTTTGCCCCCCAAACTTCCCTAACAGCCTAACAACTCACTATAATCTgcgcacaataaaaaaaaaaaaaaatacaccgtTAAACAAGGAAACGAAACTTGAATGGACAGAATTGCAGATTCCAACCAGGTTAGTAGTATAAGAAATTGTGAGATTCTCAACCTCAAAATAATCTTATCAGCTCTTCAACCCTGTTTCCACAACTCCCTTACCACCAAGCATCACCTCAGCCAATCAAAAACCTCAAGAAAAAGAGCAAAGTTCTTCTCTTTTCCCTAACATcctaaagaaaattcaaccctTTCTTAAAGCTAATTTCTTTCCAATCTCAA is a window encoding:
- the LOC7490851 gene encoding uncharacterized protein LOC7490851 isoform X1 — encoded protein: MESMLMTSSVFPETYPLLNNIPSSPLPPSIKLHNTKRTGSLRFAQNPHFISLRLPALARHVSGGDGDDQGPLTNGSAFFSDETLSLPQTITGFIKWLLRLSSDGLSHVMKDNINQSESSEKDAEKILKVETPLIVPHGNGTGGGARAGLFRTPISGGVQSATSAHGLPRPALAVRNLMEQARFAHLCTVMSRMHHRREGYPFGSLVDFAPDSMGHPIFSFSPLAIHTRNLLVDPRCTLVVQIPGWSGLSNARVTIFGDVFPLPEHQQEWAHKQYIAKHQQGPSQQWGNFYYFRMQNISDIYFIGGFGTVAWVDVKEYEALQPDKIAVDGGEQNLKELNAIFSKPLKELLSSETEVDDAAFISIDSKGTDIRVRQGAQFNIQRLSFEDGHAVETLEEAKAALWKLINKGQVHGLQK
- the LOC7490851 gene encoding uncharacterized protein LOC7490851 isoform X2 gives rise to the protein MESMLMTSSVFPETYPLLNNIPSSPLPPSIKLHNTKRTGSLRFAQNPHFISLRLPALARHVSGGDGDDQGPLTNGSAFFSDETLSLPQDNINQSESSEKDAEKILKVETPLIVPHGNGTGGGARAGLFRTPISGGVQSATSAHGLPRPALAVRNLMEQARFAHLCTVMSRMHHRREGYPFGSLVDFAPDSMGHPIFSFSPLAIHTRNLLVDPRCTLVVQIPGWSGLSNARVTIFGDVFPLPEHQQEWAHKQYIAKHQQGPSQQWGNFYYFRMQNISDIYFIGGFGTVAWVDVKEYEALQPDKIAVDGGEQNLKELNAIFSKPLKELLSSETEVDDAAFISIDSKGTDIRVRQGAQFNIQRLSFEDGHAVETLEEAKAALWKLINKGQVHGLQK